In Enterobacter cloacae, the following are encoded in one genomic region:
- the cyoA gene encoding ubiquinol oxidase subunit 2 — protein MRLRKYNKSLGWLSLFAGTVLLSGCDSALLDPKGQIGLEQRSLILTAFGLMMIVVIPAVLMAVGFAWKYRASNKDAKYSPNWSHSNKVEAVVWTVPILIILFLAVLTWKTTHSLEPSKPLVHDEKPITIEVVSMDWKWFFIYPEQGIATVNEIAFPANTPVQFKVTSNSVMNSFFIPRLGSQIYAMAGMQTNLHLIANEAGTYDGISASYSGPGFSGMKFKAIATPDRAAFDQWVEKAKQSQNTMSDMAAFDKVAAPSEYNKVEYFSNVKPDLFKDVIGKFMDHGKSMDMTQTEGEHSAHEGMEGMDMSHAETAH, from the coding sequence ATGAGACTCAGGAAATACAATAAAAGTTTGGGATGGTTGTCATTATTTGCGGGCACTGTATTACTCAGTGGCTGTGATTCTGCACTACTTGACCCCAAAGGACAGATTGGACTGGAACAACGTTCATTGATTCTGACGGCTTTTGGCCTGATGATGATTGTGGTTATTCCTGCCGTTTTGATGGCTGTTGGTTTCGCCTGGAAGTATCGTGCGAGCAATAAAGATGCGAAGTATAGCCCTAACTGGTCACACTCCAATAAAGTGGAAGCTGTGGTCTGGACAGTGCCTATTCTGATCATCCTGTTCCTTGCCGTGCTGACCTGGAAAACCACTCACTCCCTCGAACCTAGCAAACCGCTGGTTCATGATGAAAAACCGATTACCATCGAAGTGGTCTCCATGGACTGGAAATGGTTCTTCATCTATCCGGAACAGGGCATTGCTACCGTGAATGAAATCGCCTTCCCGGCGAACACTCCGGTTCAGTTCAAAGTGACCTCCAACTCCGTAATGAACTCCTTCTTCATCCCGCGTCTGGGTAGCCAGATCTACGCGATGGCCGGTATGCAGACTAACCTGCACCTGATCGCGAATGAAGCAGGCACCTACGATGGTATCTCCGCCAGCTATAGCGGCCCGGGCTTCTCAGGTATGAAGTTCAAAGCTATCGCGACGCCAGACCGTGCCGCTTTCGACCAGTGGGTTGAAAAAGCGAAACAGTCTCAGAACACCATGTCTGACATGGCGGCGTTCGACAAAGTGGCTGCACCTAGCGAATACAACAAGGTGGAGTACTTCTCTAACGTGAAACCTGATTTGTTCAAAGACGTTATTGGCAAATTTATGGATCACGGCAAGAGCATGGACATGACCCAGACTGAAGGTGAGCATAGCGCACACGAAGGTATGGAAGGCATGGACATGAGCCACGCGGAAACCGCTCACTAA
- the ampG gene encoding AmpG family muropeptide MFS transporter — MSSNYLRIFQQPKSAILLILGFASGLPLALTSGTLQAWMTVENIDLKTIGFFSLVGQAYVFKFLWSPVMDRYTPPFLGRRRGWLVMTQILLLLSIAAMGFLEPSTQLRWMAALAVVIAFCSASQDIVFDAWKTDVLPAEERGAGAAISVLGYRLGMLVSGGLALWLADRYLGWQGMYWLMAVLLIPCIIATLLAPEPSDVIPVPRSLEQAVAEPLRDFFGRNNAWLILLLIVLYKLGDAFAMSLTTTFLIRGVGFDAGEVGVVNKTLGLFATIVGALYGGVLMQRLTLFRALLIFGILQGASNAGYWLLSITDKNMISMAAAVFFENLCGGMGTAAFVALLMTLCNKSFSATQFALLSALSAVGRVYVGPIAGWFVEAHGWPTFYLFSVIAAVPGLLLLLVCRQTLEYTQQTEHFMPRTEYHRAYRFALRLLMVGCLALVLWLAVLMINATTSLSLPPESLLLNAGALLVVAGILTGGTLDFLALRKTQVP, encoded by the coding sequence ATGTCCAGCAATTACTTACGCATTTTCCAGCAACCCAAATCAGCCATTCTGCTGATCCTCGGTTTCGCCTCTGGTTTACCACTCGCACTCACCTCCGGCACATTGCAGGCCTGGATGACCGTCGAGAATATCGATCTCAAAACTATTGGTTTCTTCTCACTCGTCGGTCAGGCCTACGTCTTTAAGTTTCTGTGGTCACCGGTGATGGATCGCTATACCCCACCTTTCCTGGGACGTCGTCGCGGTTGGTTAGTGATGACCCAGATCCTGCTGCTGCTGTCGATTGCCGCGATGGGTTTCCTCGAACCTTCCACGCAGCTACGCTGGATGGCGGCCCTTGCCGTGGTGATCGCCTTCTGTTCCGCCTCGCAGGATATCGTTTTTGATGCCTGGAAAACGGACGTGTTACCCGCAGAAGAGCGAGGTGCCGGGGCGGCAATCAGCGTGCTGGGCTATCGCCTCGGGATGCTTGTCTCTGGCGGGCTGGCGCTGTGGCTGGCCGACCGCTATCTCGGCTGGCAGGGTATGTACTGGCTGATGGCCGTCCTGCTGATACCCTGTATTATTGCCACCCTGCTCGCCCCCGAACCGAGCGATGTCATTCCAGTTCCACGCTCGCTGGAGCAGGCCGTCGCCGAACCGCTGCGCGATTTCTTTGGCCGAAACAATGCCTGGCTGATCCTGCTGCTGATCGTCCTTTATAAGTTGGGTGATGCGTTTGCAATGAGCCTGACCACTACCTTCCTGATCCGCGGCGTCGGGTTTGATGCCGGGGAAGTCGGTGTGGTGAACAAAACCCTCGGGTTGTTTGCGACCATCGTCGGTGCGCTGTACGGCGGTGTGTTGATGCAGCGTCTGACGCTGTTCCGGGCACTCCTGATTTTCGGCATTCTGCAGGGGGCGTCTAACGCGGGTTACTGGCTGCTTTCCATTACCGACAAAAATATGATCAGCATGGCAGCGGCGGTGTTCTTTGAAAACCTCTGTGGTGGCATGGGCACTGCGGCGTTTGTCGCCCTGCTGATGACGCTGTGCAACAAATCATTCTCTGCGACGCAGTTCGCCCTGCTTTCGGCGCTGTCCGCCGTGGGCCGCGTCTATGTCGGCCCGATTGCTGGCTGGTTTGTGGAAGCCCACGGCTGGCCAACATTCTATCTCTTCTCCGTGATTGCGGCAGTGCCTGGGCTCCTATTGTTGCTGGTCTGTCGCCAGACGCTGGAATATACCCAACAAACAGAACACTTTATGCCGCGCACCGAATATCATCGCGCCTACCGTTTTGCCTTACGTTTGTTGATGGTGGGTTGCCTGGCGCTGGTACTCTGGCTGGCGGTATTAATGATTAACGCTACAACCTCGTTATCGCTTCCTCCTGAATCCCTGCTGCTGAATGCCGGAGCCCTGCTTGTCGTCGCCGGGATCCTCACTGGCGGGACGCTCGATTTTCTGGCTTTACGTAAAACTCAGGTGCCCTGA